Proteins co-encoded in one Gopherus evgoodei ecotype Sinaloan lineage chromosome 4, rGopEvg1_v1.p, whole genome shotgun sequence genomic window:
- the LOC115651164 gene encoding 1-aminocyclopropane-1-carboxylate synthase 4-like, translating into MPASCLDRFRKYLRTGTFEEEMLLWRRFLDNKVLLSCGKAFECSEPGWFRIIFADKTHRLQLGMQRIRRVLEEREREILSEDKDQPCQSDQDGKADSTDEVIFCPITRSLFLLVALTSVTSLASCSSRCAHLTGCRRTQQSSLHRRSQRSMTCSANWLGNSRDLCSSMGLIEQGLTPEP; encoded by the exons ATGCCGGCTTCTTGTTTGGATCGATTCCGAAAG TACCTTAGGACAGGAACATTTGAGGAGGAGATGCTGCTCTGGAGGCGATTCCTGGATAACAAGGTTCTACTGTCCTGTGGCAAAGCCTTTGAGTGCAGTGAGCCGGGGTGGTTCCGTATCATTTTTGCTGACAAAACCCACCGACTACAGTTAG GCATGCAGCGGATCCGTAGAGTCCTGGAAGAGAGGGAGCGTGAGATTCTGTCTGAGGACAAGGACCAGCCCTGCCAGTCAGACCAGGACGGCAAAGCAGACAGTACAGATGAGGTCATCTTTTGTCCCATCACCAGGAGCCTGTTTCTACTGGTGGCTCTAACCTCGGTGACCTCATTGgcctcctgcagcagcagatgCGCTCATCTGACTGGCTGCAGAAGAAcacagcagagcagtttgcacaGGAGAAGCCAGAGATCTATGACGTGTTCAGCAAACTGGTTGGGAAACAGTAGGGACCTCTGTTCCTCCATGGGCCTTATCGAGCAGGGACTGACACCGGAGCCCTAA